One genomic region from Trueperaceae bacterium encodes:
- the rho gene encoding transcription termination factor Rho produces MHSKILPELHLLAKEVQLEDYRRMSKDDLVVAILERSAESEGLRLVKGYLEISSDGYGFLQESLLQNNTRSVIVSAGLIKQFRLRTGDLILGKARRPRENERYGTLIRVEAVNNVDPFQSSKRPRFEELTPTFPEARIKLETVGNELSTRVIDLLAPIGRGQRGLIVAPPKAGKTTLLKKIANAVVANEPDIKVIVLLVDERPEEVTDFRESVHGVEVIASTFDEPPSNHIRVAEFVHERARRIVEDSGHVMILLDSITRLARANNLVTPPTGRTLSGGLDSNALHWPKRFLGAARNIRGGGSLSILATALVETGSRMDDVIFEEFKGTGNMELHLSRHLEERRIFPAIDILKSGTRREDLLLSEDVLAKMWLLRKVISDMDPAEAMEMLLGRLGRSKSNAEFLATLTQG; encoded by the coding sequence CTGCACTCGAAGATCCTGCCCGAACTGCACCTGCTCGCCAAGGAAGTCCAGCTCGAGGACTACCGTCGCATGAGCAAGGACGACCTGGTCGTTGCCATCCTGGAGCGCTCGGCCGAGAGCGAGGGTCTGAGGCTCGTCAAGGGCTACCTCGAGATCTCGTCCGACGGGTACGGCTTCCTCCAGGAGTCGCTCCTGCAGAACAACACCCGTAGCGTCATCGTCTCGGCCGGTCTCATCAAGCAGTTCCGCTTGCGCACGGGCGACCTCATCCTAGGCAAGGCCCGGCGCCCGCGCGAGAACGAGCGCTACGGCACCCTCATCAGGGTCGAGGCCGTCAACAACGTCGACCCGTTCCAGTCGTCCAAGCGCCCGCGGTTCGAGGAGCTCACCCCGACCTTCCCGGAAGCGCGCATCAAGCTGGAGACCGTCGGCAACGAGCTCTCCACGCGCGTCATCGACCTGCTCGCGCCCATCGGCCGCGGCCAGCGCGGTCTGATCGTCGCGCCGCCGAAGGCGGGCAAGACGACCCTGCTCAAGAAGATCGCCAACGCCGTCGTGGCTAACGAGCCCGACATCAAGGTGATCGTGCTCCTCGTGGACGAGCGGCCCGAGGAGGTCACAGACTTCCGCGAGTCGGTCCACGGCGTCGAGGTCATCGCGAGCACGTTCGACGAGCCCCCCAGCAACCACATCCGCGTGGCGGAGTTCGTGCACGAGCGCGCGCGGCGCATCGTCGAGGACAGCGGTCACGTCATGATCCTCCTCGACTCGATAACGCGGCTCGCCCGGGCCAACAACCTCGTGACGCCCCCGACGGGCCGCACCCTCTCGGGCGGCCTGGACTCGAACGCCCTCCACTGGCCGAAGCGCTTCCTGGGCGCCGCACGCAACATCCGCGGCGGCGGCAGCCTCAGCATCCTCGCCACCGCCCTCGTCGAGACGGGCTCGCGCATGGACGACGTGATCTTCGAGGAGTTCAAGGGCACCGGCAACATGGAGCTGCACCTCAGCAGGCACCTCGAGGAGCGGCGCATCTTCCCGGCCATCGACATCCTCAAGTCGGGCACGCGCCGCGAGGACCTGCTCCTCAGCGAGGACGTGCTTGCCAAGATGTGGCTCCTGCGTAAGGTCATCTCGGACATGGACCCGGCCGAGGCCATGGAGATGCTCCTCGGGCGCCTCGGACGCAGCAAGAGCAACGCCGAGTTCCTCGCTACCCTCACCCAGGGCTGA
- a CDS encoding M23 family metallopeptidase produces MKGGAAVRAGRRAPRRSVWLLAVVLGLAFAAEPGAGGVAARRATLRAAQAAALAGALDSLRGVDWSTTGFALPVQGRVSSYFGWRNVSVNGNRYHGGLDIAAPSGTPVKAARSGVVTRAGWWGTYGNVVVLDHGDGSETRYAHLSAVAVRVGQALRQGDVLGAVGSTGASTGPHLHFEVRFDGRAVDPLPYLQGRL; encoded by the coding sequence GTGAAGGGGGGCGCCGCTGTCCGCGCCGGGCGGCGCGCCCCTCGTCGGTCGGTCTGGCTGTTGGCGGTCGTGCTCGGCCTCGCGTTCGCGGCCGAGCCGGGGGCTGGCGGCGTGGCGGCACGGCGCGCCACCCTGCGCGCCGCTCAGGCGGCCGCGCTCGCCGGCGCCCTCGACTCCTTGCGGGGCGTCGACTGGAGCACCACGGGCTTCGCGCTGCCCGTGCAAGGGCGCGTCTCCTCCTACTTCGGCTGGCGGAACGTCTCGGTCAACGGCAACCGTTACCACGGCGGCCTCGACATCGCCGCGCCGTCCGGCACGCCCGTGAAGGCGGCGCGCTCCGGCGTCGTCACCCGCGCAGGGTGGTGGGGGACTTACGGCAACGTCGTGGTGCTCGACCACGGCGACGGCAGCGAGACGCGTTACGCCCACCTCAGCGCGGTGGCCGTGCGCGTGGGCCAGGCCCTCAGGCAGGGCGACGTGCTCGGCGCGGTCGGCAGCACGGGCGCCTCGACCGGCCCGCACCTGCACTTCGAGGTCCGTTTCGACGGCCGGGCGGTCGACCCCCTGCCGTACCTGCAGGGGCGTCTTTAA
- a CDS encoding Rrf2 family transcriptional regulator encodes MWVSTKAQYGMRALVEVALSGDEPISLKTVAERQLLSHQYLEQIFAILRRAGIVEAIRGAHGGYRLARPLEEIDSLEVVELLEGSVAPVSCIVDSANCVRAGMCSTESLWRRVDAAVRQVLRSTSLADLVQQRRLLGIQPLPQYLGRDD; translated from the coding sequence ATGTGGGTATCGACCAAAGCGCAGTACGGCATGAGGGCCCTCGTGGAAGTGGCGCTCAGCGGCGACGAACCCATCAGCCTCAAGACGGTCGCCGAACGCCAACTGCTCAGCCACCAGTACCTGGAACAGATCTTCGCCATCCTGCGCCGCGCCGGCATCGTCGAGGCGATCAGGGGCGCGCACGGCGGTTACCGCCTCGCGCGGCCGCTCGAGGAGATCGACAGCCTCGAGGTCGTCGAGTTGCTGGAGGGCAGCGTGGCGCCCGTCAGCTGCATCGTCGACTCCGCCAACTGCGTCCGCGCCGGCATGTGCTCGACCGAGAGCCTCTGGCGGCGCGTGGACGCGGCCGTGCGTCAGGTCCTGCGCTCCACTAGCCTCGCCGACCTGGTGCAGCAGCGCCGGCTGCTCGGCATCCAGCCGTTGCCGCAGTACCTCGGGCGCGACGACTGA
- a CDS encoding cysteine desulfurase, which yields MQPISGIYLDHAATTPLDERVLGAMLPYLKSEFGNPSSVHRLGQTARRGVEEARERVAATLAVRSRQVVFTSGATEADDQAVFAAAAARPGGLVVSAGEHAAVLEAARRLAARGRDVTFVPLAPDGGSPLAAWEAALAAQATRGGTALVAAMLVNNETGALLDVGAVAELAHAHGALFLCDAVQGYGVEEFTLASLGADFVTLSAHKIYGPKGAGALVFREGSEPAPLLAGGAQERGHRPGTHAVPAIVGLGAAAALAAERLPAERARLAGLQARFEAAAGAIPGVAINAAGTPRSVKHTNLRVRGADGETLLMLLDEAGVYASAGSACAAGSVEPSHVLLAMGLGRDEAKASVRFSYGKAVDEALVDEAASRLSAVVERARSVVAS from the coding sequence GTGCAGCCGATATCGGGTATCTACCTGGACCACGCGGCCACGACGCCTCTCGATGAGCGCGTCCTTGGCGCCATGCTGCCGTACCTGAAGAGCGAGTTCGGCAACCCCTCGAGCGTTCATCGCCTCGGTCAGACGGCCAGGCGCGGGGTGGAGGAGGCGCGGGAGCGCGTCGCCGCGACGCTGGCCGTGCGGTCGCGCCAGGTCGTCTTCACGTCCGGAGCGACAGAGGCCGACGACCAGGCCGTCTTCGCGGCCGCGGCCGCGCGGCCGGGTGGGCTCGTGGTGAGCGCCGGCGAGCACGCCGCCGTGCTCGAGGCGGCCCGCCGCTTGGCAGCTCGAGGGCGCGACGTGACCTTCGTGCCGCTCGCGCCGGACGGCGGCTCGCCGCTCGCCGCGTGGGAGGCCGCCCTCGCCGCGCAGGCGACGCGCGGCGGCACCGCGCTGGTCGCCGCCATGCTCGTCAACAACGAGACCGGCGCGCTGCTCGACGTAGGGGCCGTCGCCGAGCTGGCGCACGCCCACGGCGCCCTCTTCCTCTGCGACGCGGTGCAAGGTTACGGCGTCGAGGAGTTCACCCTCGCGAGCCTTGGAGCCGACTTCGTGACGCTCTCGGCGCACAAGATCTATGGGCCGAAGGGCGCGGGAGCGCTCGTCTTCAGGGAAGGCAGCGAGCCGGCCCCGCTGCTGGCCGGCGGCGCGCAGGAGCGCGGCCACCGGCCCGGCACCCACGCCGTGCCAGCCATCGTCGGGCTCGGGGCCGCGGCGGCCCTCGCCGCCGAGCGGCTGCCCGCCGAGCGGGCGCGGCTCGCCGGCCTGCAAGCGCGCTTCGAGGCCGCTGCCGGCGCCATCCCGGGCGTGGCGATCAACGCCGCCGGGACGCCTAGGTCCGTCAAGCACACGAACCTGCGCGTGCGGGGCGCAGACGGCGAGACGCTGCTTATGCTGCTCGACGAGGCTGGGGTGTACGCCAGCGCCGGTTCGGCGTGCGCCGCGGGCAGCGTGGAGCCTAGCCACGTCCTCCTGGCCATGGGGCTGGGACGGGACGAGGCGAAGGCGAGCGTCAGGTTCAGCTACGGCAAGGCCGTCGACGAGGCGCTAGTCGATGAGGCGGCGAGCCGGTTGAGCGCCGTCGTCGAACGAGCACGCTCGGTCGTGGCGTCGTAG
- a CDS encoding ATP-dependent Clp protease proteolytic subunit codes for MPLIPYVIEQTGRGERTYDVYSRLLKERIIFLGSAIDSEVANVVTAQLLLLDSQSSEQPINMFINSPGGEVYAGLAIYDVMQFISAPVHTNCVGIAMSMGSLILTAGAAGHRVALPHSRIMIHAGSAGFPRSSLPDLAVQAREFEDLRDMMETIYHRHTGVAVEQLRRDMERDNFMAPQQALAYGLIDKVIEPRGPGRVDGAKGAR; via the coding sequence ATGCCGCTCATCCCTTACGTCATCGAGCAGACCGGGCGCGGCGAGCGCACCTACGACGTCTACAGCCGGCTCCTGAAGGAACGCATCATCTTCCTCGGCTCGGCCATCGACTCGGAGGTCGCCAACGTCGTGACCGCCCAACTGCTCCTCCTCGACTCGCAGTCGAGCGAGCAGCCCATCAACATGTTCATCAACAGCCCCGGCGGCGAAGTGTACGCCGGCCTCGCCATCTACGACGTCATGCAGTTCATCTCCGCGCCGGTGCACACGAACTGCGTCGGCATCGCCATGTCGATGGGCTCGCTGATCCTGACGGCCGGAGCGGCCGGGCACCGCGTCGCCCTGCCGCATAGCCGCATCATGATCCACGCGGGCTCGGCCGGCTTCCCGCGCTCGAGCCTCCCCGACCTCGCCGTTCAGGCGCGCGAGTTCGAGGACCTGCGCGACATGATGGAGACCATCTACCACCGCCACACCGGCGTCGCCGTCGAGCAGTTGCGCCGCGACATGGAGCGCGACAACTTCATGGCCCCCCAGCAGGCCCTCGCCTACGGGCTGATCGACAAGGTCATCGAGCCCCGCGGCCCCGGGCGCGTCGACGGCGCCAAGGGCGCCAGATGA
- the tig gene encoding trigger factor, giving the protein MEAKVVEKQGANVTLSVRVDAATVDATFERVLAQLSRTVKVPGFRPGKAPRGVLEKRVGAEALAEEVRDALVEETYPQAVRELELYPIDAHFHADGAVRGQDFEFTVHADVYPDITLPDLETVKLEAEPKVVSDDDVRAALEQLRRENATLVPVERPVEATDWVLVARLDEGDEADESSTFQVHMDRAGEELKGQLVGKSMGDVLTATFTDPAPEGEDGGTSTTQIRLKVLDVKGKELTASDDDLALQLGLADGAELTRRVRESLETDARRATLEARRDEVVEKLVSGSTLELPGSLVRRRQRSLLQDLAHDLGHQGTTLERYVDRLEQRGKRDEFEAELKEAAEKGVRRDLVLERLMEVRGTEVSDAEYRSALKRLADSRGQDVGRMRQELGEEYLANYRFFLKRDKALREFINELAGEPNEALDETDADEAAEAAALSEDEAADHDHDHGHDHHHDHDHHHH; this is encoded by the coding sequence ATGGAAGCCAAAGTAGTCGAGAAGCAGGGGGCCAACGTCACGCTCAGCGTGCGCGTCGACGCCGCCACGGTAGACGCCACCTTCGAGCGCGTGCTCGCGCAGCTCTCGCGGACCGTGAAGGTGCCCGGCTTCCGCCCGGGCAAGGCGCCCCGCGGCGTGCTGGAGAAGCGCGTGGGCGCCGAGGCCCTGGCCGAGGAGGTCCGCGACGCGCTCGTCGAGGAGACCTACCCGCAGGCCGTGCGCGAGCTCGAGCTCTACCCCATCGACGCCCACTTCCACGCCGACGGCGCCGTGCGCGGCCAGGACTTCGAGTTCACCGTCCACGCCGACGTCTACCCCGACATCACCCTGCCCGACCTCGAGACCGTGAAGCTGGAGGCCGAGCCCAAGGTCGTGAGCGACGACGACGTCCGCGCCGCCCTCGAGCAGTTGCGCCGCGAGAACGCCACGTTGGTGCCGGTCGAACGTCCAGTCGAGGCCACCGACTGGGTGCTCGTGGCGCGTCTCGACGAGGGCGACGAGGCCGACGAGTCCTCCACCTTCCAGGTCCACATGGACCGCGCCGGTGAGGAGCTCAAGGGTCAGCTCGTCGGCAAGTCGATGGGCGATGTCCTGACGGCTACGTTCACGGACCCGGCTCCAGAGGGCGAGGATGGCGGCACCAGCACCACGCAGATCCGGCTCAAGGTCCTGGACGTCAAGGGCAAGGAGCTCACCGCCTCCGACGACGACCTCGCCCTGCAGCTCGGCCTCGCCGACGGCGCGGAGCTGACGCGCCGCGTGCGTGAGAGCCTCGAGACCGACGCGCGGCGCGCGACCCTCGAGGCCCGCCGCGACGAGGTCGTCGAGAAGCTCGTCTCAGGCTCGACGCTCGAGCTGCCCGGCAGCCTCGTCAGGCGCCGGCAGCGCAGCCTCCTGCAGGACCTCGCCCACGACCTCGGCCACCAAGGCACCACGCTGGAGCGCTACGTCGACCGCCTCGAGCAGCGCGGCAAGCGCGATGAGTTCGAGGCCGAGCTCAAGGAGGCGGCCGAGAAGGGCGTGCGGCGCGACCTCGTGCTCGAGCGCCTCATGGAGGTGCGCGGCACGGAGGTCTCCGACGCCGAGTACCGCTCCGCCCTGAAGCGGCTCGCCGACTCGCGCGGCCAGGACGTCGGTCGCATGCGGCAGGAGCTCGGTGAGGAGTACCTCGCCAACTACCGCTTCTTCCTGAAGCGCGACAAGGCGCTGCGTGAGTTCATCAACGAGCTGGCCGGCGAACCGAACGAGGCGCTGGACGAGACCGATGCCGACGAGGCCGCCGAGGCCGCTGCCCTGAGCGAGGACGAGGCGGCCGACCACGATCACGATCATGGGCACGACCATCACCACGATCACGACCACCATCACCACTGA
- a CDS encoding MFS transporter, producing MARTTLSEPVPPTQSSNRRASRLVVGSGVVAVLLFLAHFFNDLFSGTLAALLPTLQIRFGVSELTLALFVASLSFSSSVLQPLFGAVADRLGHRLVASAGVIVSSSILSLIAIMPSPLWLVPLLLLGGLGSAAYHPAATTLARRAASSKGGLALGVFSAGGTIGLSFGPLVIGFFLIRGWLDYSPVLMVPGIVLGALIYLLTPPVPQQTGSRRAKVFDVDLFRGPVGQLCLAGVLRSIAWVSMINGAPLWLVNAKGLSATDPVVFWTITVFTFSGAAGGILIGLIENRFSRQFLVTGTMLLAALPLAVLLLSQPGTVLYFVAVAFSGILANGGLPIMVLAAQDAAPHAVATASGMMMGLTWGTAGLLYLVVGAVQEAIGMNAAMWLSVVPLLPGALVAYRVLRRLEPVE from the coding sequence ATGGCGCGAACGACGCTGTCGGAACCGGTCCCCCCTACGCAGAGCTCGAACAGGCGCGCGTCCCGGCTGGTGGTCGGTAGCGGCGTCGTAGCTGTCCTCCTGTTCCTCGCGCACTTCTTCAACGACCTGTTCTCCGGCACGCTCGCCGCGCTGCTCCCCACCCTGCAGATCCGCTTCGGCGTCAGCGAGCTCACGCTCGCCCTGTTCGTCGCCTCCCTGTCGTTCAGCTCGTCGGTCCTGCAGCCGCTGTTCGGCGCGGTGGCGGACCGGCTCGGCCACCGGCTCGTCGCGTCCGCCGGCGTGATCGTCTCCTCTTCCATCCTGAGCCTCATCGCCATCATGCCCTCACCCCTCTGGCTCGTACCCCTCCTGCTCCTCGGCGGGCTCGGCTCGGCCGCCTACCACCCAGCGGCGACGACCCTCGCCCGCCGCGCCGCCAGCTCAAAGGGCGGTCTGGCGCTCGGGGTGTTCAGCGCCGGCGGCACGATCGGCCTGTCGTTCGGACCGCTCGTCATCGGCTTCTTCCTCATCAGGGGTTGGCTCGATTACAGCCCGGTCCTGATGGTCCCTGGCATCGTCCTCGGCGCGCTCATCTACCTCCTCACGCCGCCGGTGCCCCAGCAGACGGGCTCGAGGCGCGCGAAGGTCTTCGACGTCGACCTGTTCCGCGGCCCGGTCGGGCAGCTCTGCCTGGCGGGCGTGCTGCGCTCGATCGCGTGGGTGTCGATGATCAACGGCGCCCCGCTCTGGCTCGTGAACGCGAAGGGGCTCTCCGCCACCGATCCTGTCGTGTTCTGGACGATCACGGTCTTCACCTTCTCCGGGGCCGCCGGCGGCATCCTCATCGGCCTCATCGAGAACCGGTTCAGCCGCCAGTTCCTGGTGACCGGCACGATGCTGCTCGCCGCCTTACCCCTCGCCGTGCTCCTGCTGAGCCAACCCGGCACGGTCCTCTACTTCGTGGCCGTCGCGTTCTCCGGCATCCTCGCGAACGGCGGCCTGCCCATCATGGTGCTGGCGGCCCAGGACGCCGCGCCGCACGCGGTCGCCACGGCCTCCGGCATGATGATGGGCCTCACCTGGGGCACCGCTGGGCTGCTCTACCTCGTCGTCGGGGCCGTCCAGGAAGCCATCGGCATGAACGCGGCCATGTGGCTGAGCGTCGTGCCGCTCCTGCCGGGCGCGCTCGTGGCGTACCGGGTGCTCAGAAGGCTGGAACCGGTCGAGTAG